One Ostrea edulis chromosome 2, xbOstEdul1.1, whole genome shotgun sequence genomic region harbors:
- the LOC125681231 gene encoding inverted formin-2-like isoform X2, with protein sequence MATTVEEHRDSVMSELEVQMKNASPEKCITLSNSSPSVKMFYALRLRLENTSEAWLREYLERDGLDIMLHSLCEMTGKAFTSFSDAILQLDCVSCIRAILNTSVGLDFMVKHEDYTAKLILALNMNNTHPKKQVYEVLSALCSYNNMGYNNVMNALAALKKETDQTYRFSAIVNELKAAETVPHKTAILTFINCIINCTPDLQDRNRIRNEFVGLNLLDVLNFLRKEEVDNDLHLQLQVFHEKKHEDEEALTEQNEVDFNSPEDLIELIQCKIFGTPKMVSFLNILQDLLAIENIYSKHSAKLWKEIDNLVHQSVHACEQSQLPKCVKTPVMDLASLPDHINKGLQCIQTYQSKSQSPNVDPLMSGAHLMSGVNLRQISQRNLDPCKYENDTGVELTHNRDPRYNKFNNVVDMIAYMDQTQYDNVSFNDDSENSNNTPTNKSALQKRYRIKRPPLPPPTRKTKNVPWVKIADEVIEKFRDCVWAVSAESNGISPDFGQLETMFQQGDPQYEEVNEIVLLNSTTRQNINLFLSRMEIGPEKLIESLEKGNPEVISLPTLQYLMKVLPDFEEIVMLQKYDGRRLQLGMPEQFVLLLADIPDYQVLIEGHLTKAESITRLDKLKDSLNSLTAVCKVVLENQQFKKFLHFLLCAGNFLNYGCLQGDAAGIKLSSFERLMEVKSGVPNQSLLHHLVKVANDNDAMLKFIPEMGQLDKISLSSLVEIKDEINKFNKQLCKFINHLVTANIKLRQRFHIFIEEVKLELLTIQSATNQLRTMTLRMANFFCEDPHHFDLEATLQCLQSFCKQVKRCQNDNASFYKQSQLAKKKNEQTKFHIKNRFMALEFGKDAGASSSILEDKHKVLEKILDDLHHGNFHPVVRSEVQTPDTDMEALEFSNISFIGSPVSRRPMSEVMDEDFLTPTLKHVNIRTSSAADILSDEPKFEQELITAKEASPELMTDLPLIAKRVEELKITSKRRCHSRSRSDLTDSILITEKWMKYEELVHQESMYDEGVAPLAELESMCNITCLNLENNGKSVDRDDLKYYEEQQKYDYTENVCCLQDGPVVKIPTEKFPLLQSGTMGCKPKSERKSSVSNFFTKISRAVLKPKNTPESEPQKGKKEKFGMFGRRKTLASDDKENIPYQENVTSMAEKRFASREYKRFKNEKSRLLKAVK encoded by the exons ATGGCGACAACTGTAGAGGAACACAGAGACTCTGTTATGTCGGAGCTGGAAGTTCAGATGAAGAATGCATCTCCAGAGAAATGTATCACTTTATCCAACAGCTCTCCATCTGTCAAG ATGTTCTATGCATTGAGGCTAAGGCTGGAGAATACTTCTGAGGCCTGGCTACGTGAGTATCTAGAACGAGATGGCCTGGACATTATGTTGCACTCATTGTGTGAGATGACTGGTAAGGCCTTCACCAGCTTCTCGGACGCCATACTACAGCTGGACTGTGTGTCCTGTATCCGAGCCATCCTCAATACCAGTGTGGGACTGGACTTCATGGTCAAGCATGAGGACTATACTGCTAAACTTATCCTGG CTCTGAATATGAACAACACACATCCAAAGAAACAGGTCTATGAGGTTCTGTCAGCTTTATGTTCCTATAACAATATGGGCTACAACAATGTCATGAATGCATTAGCTGCACTAAAG AAAGAAACGGACCAGACTTACAGATTCAGTGCTATTGTCAATGAACTGAAGGCAGCAGAGACAGTTCCTCACAAGACAGCCATTTTGACCTTCATTAATTGCATCATCAACTGTACACCAGACCTACAGGATCGGAACAGGATCAGGAACGAGTTTGTTG GGCTAAACTTGTTGGATGTCTTAAATTTTCTTCGCAAAGAGGAAGTAGACAATGATCTCCACCTTCAACTGCAG gtttttcatgaaaagaaacaTGAAGATGAGGAAGCCTTGACTGAGCAAAATGAAGTGGACTTTAACAGTCCTGAGGACCTAATAGAGCTTATACAGTGCAAG atatttgGAACTCCAAAAATGGTGTCCTTTCTGAACATACTGCAAGACTTACTGGCCATTGAGAATATTTACAGTAAACACAG TGCTAAACTGTGGAAAGAAATAGACAACTTAGTTCATCAGTCAGTGCATGCATGTGAACAAAGCCAACTCCCAAAATGTGTGAAAACTCCAGTCATGGACCTGGCCAGCCTTCCGGATCACATTAACAAAGGCCTACAGTGCATCCAGACATATCAATCCAAGTCACAATCTCCAAATGTGGACCCTTTAATGAGTGGTGCTCATCTAATGAGTGGGGTAAATTTACGACAGATCTCGCAGAGAAATCTGGACCCCTGTAAATACGAGAACGACACTGGCGTGGAACTGACGCATAATAGGGATCCTCGATATAACAAATTCAACAACGTGGTGGACATGATCGCCTACATGGATCAAACACAGTATGATAATGTGTCATTTAATGATGACAGTGAGAACTCAAACAACACCCCCACCAATAAGTCAGCTCTACAAAAGAGATACAGGATCAAAAGGCCACCCCTACCTCCACCCACCAGAAAAACAAAGAATGTACCATGGGTCAAAATAGCTGATGAGGTCATAG AGAAGTTCAGGGATTGTGTGTGGGCTGTGTCCGCTGAAAGTAATGGCATCTCACCAGACTTTGGACAACTGGAGACCATGTTCCAACAGGGGGATCCTCAATATGAAGAGGTTAATGAA ATAGTGCTGTTAAACTCCACAACCAGACAGAATATTAACTTGTTTCTGAGTCGAATGGAGATTGGTCCAGAGAAGCTCATAGAGAGCCTGGAGAAAGGGAACCCAGAGGTGATTAGTCTTCCCACTCTACAGTACCTCATGAAAGTTCTGCCAGATTTTGAAGAG ATTGTAATGCTGCAAAAGTATGATGGGCGGAGGCTACAGTTGGGAATGCCGGAGCAGTTTGTGTTGTTACTGGCTGATATTCCGGATTACCAGGTGCTGATAGAGGGTCACCTGACCAAGGCTGAGTCCATTACCAGACTGGACAAACTGAAGGACTCGCTTAATTCTCTAACTGCTGTCTGTAAAGTGGTGCTGGAGAACCAACAGTTCAAAAAGTTCCTACATTTTCTACTGTGTGCGGGGAATTTTCTCAACTAT GGATGTCTACAGGGTGATGCTGCTGGCATTAAGCTGTCCAGCTTTGAGCGGCTGATGGAGGTGAAATCAGGGGTCCCCAATCAGTCTCTGTTACACCACCTGGTCAAAGTAGCCAATGACAACGACGCTATGCTCAAATTCATCCCTGAGATGGGGCAACTAGACAAAATCTCTCT gtcaagTCTGGTCGAAATAAAGGATGAAATAAACAAGTTCAATAAACAGCTGTGTAAATTTATCAATCATCTAGTCACTGCCAACATCAAGCTCAGACAAAGATTCCACATTTTCATTGAG GAGGTGAAGTTAGAGCTTCTGACCATACAGAGTGCTACAAATCAGCTGCGAACCATGACCCTGAGAATGGCCAACTTTTTCTGTGAAGATCCTCACCACTTCGACCTGGAGGCCACACTTCAGTGTCTTCAAAGCTTCTGTAAACAGGTCAAGCGGTGCCAAAAT gACAATGCTTCTTTTTACAAGCAAAGTCAACTGGCAAAGAAGAAGAATGAgcaaacaaaatttcatattaAGAATAGATTTATGGCTTTAGAGTTTGGAAAAGATGCAG GTGCAAGCTCTTCTATTCTGGAAGACAAACACAAAGTACTGGAGAAGATTTTGGATGACCTTCACCATGGAAACTTCCACCCTGTAGTAAGGTCAGAGGTCCAGACCCCTGATACTGATATGGAGGCTTTAGAGTTCAGTAACATCAGCTTCATTGGTAGCCCGGTCAGTAGGCGACCTATGTCAGAGGTCATGGATGAGGACTTTCTGACCCCCACGCTCAAACATGTCAACATCAGAACCAGCTCTG CAGCTGATATTCTGTCTGACGAGCCAAAGTTTGAGCAGGAGCTGATCACAGCAAAGGAGGCCTCCCCAGAACTGATGACGGACCTCCCACTGATCGCAAAACGAGTGGAGGAGCTGAAAATCACATCAAAGAGGAGATGTCACAGCCGGAGTCGTAGTGATCTGACAGATTCCATTCTGATTACCGAGAAGTGGATGAAATACGAGGAACTGGTGCACCAAGAGTCCATGTATGATGAAGGAGTTGCTCCGCTGGCTGAGCTAGAGAGCATGTGCAACATCACGTGCCTGAACCTGGAGAATAATGGAAAGTCGGTGGACCGCGACGATTTGAAGTATTACGAGGAGCAGCAGAAGTATGATTATACTGAAAATGTCTGTTGTCTGCAGGATGGTCCCGTTGTCAAGATCCCAACAGAAAAATTCCCACTGTTACAGAGTGGAACTATGGGATGCAAACCAAAATCCGAGAGGAAATCTTCCGTCAGTAATTTTTTTACCAAAATTTCAAGGGCAGTGCTGAAACCTAAGAATACACCTGAATCAGAGCCACAAaagggaaagaaagaaaagtttGGGATGTTTGGAAGAAGGAAAACGCTAGCATCTGATGACAAAGAAAATATTCCTTACCAAGAAAATGTGACATCTATGGCTGAGAAAAGGTTTGCTTCTAGAGAGTACAAGAGATTTAAGAATGAGAAATCTCGACTCTTGAAAGCAGTAAAGTAA
- the LOC125681231 gene encoding inverted formin-2-like isoform X1, with amino-acid sequence MATTVEEHRDSVMSELEVQMKNASPEKCITLSNSSPSVKMFYALRLRLENTSEAWLREYLERDGLDIMLHSLCEMTGKAFTSFSDAILQLDCVSCIRAILNTSVGLDFMVKHEDYTAKLILAALNMNNTHPKKQVYEVLSALCSYNNMGYNNVMNALAALKKETDQTYRFSAIVNELKAAETVPHKTAILTFINCIINCTPDLQDRNRIRNEFVGLNLLDVLNFLRKEEVDNDLHLQLQVFHEKKHEDEEALTEQNEVDFNSPEDLIELIQCKIFGTPKMVSFLNILQDLLAIENIYSKHSAKLWKEIDNLVHQSVHACEQSQLPKCVKTPVMDLASLPDHINKGLQCIQTYQSKSQSPNVDPLMSGAHLMSGVNLRQISQRNLDPCKYENDTGVELTHNRDPRYNKFNNVVDMIAYMDQTQYDNVSFNDDSENSNNTPTNKSALQKRYRIKRPPLPPPTRKTKNVPWVKIADEVIEKFRDCVWAVSAESNGISPDFGQLETMFQQGDPQYEEVNEIVLLNSTTRQNINLFLSRMEIGPEKLIESLEKGNPEVISLPTLQYLMKVLPDFEEIVMLQKYDGRRLQLGMPEQFVLLLADIPDYQVLIEGHLTKAESITRLDKLKDSLNSLTAVCKVVLENQQFKKFLHFLLCAGNFLNYGCLQGDAAGIKLSSFERLMEVKSGVPNQSLLHHLVKVANDNDAMLKFIPEMGQLDKISLSSLVEIKDEINKFNKQLCKFINHLVTANIKLRQRFHIFIEEVKLELLTIQSATNQLRTMTLRMANFFCEDPHHFDLEATLQCLQSFCKQVKRCQNDNASFYKQSQLAKKKNEQTKFHIKNRFMALEFGKDAGASSSILEDKHKVLEKILDDLHHGNFHPVVRSEVQTPDTDMEALEFSNISFIGSPVSRRPMSEVMDEDFLTPTLKHVNIRTSSAADILSDEPKFEQELITAKEASPELMTDLPLIAKRVEELKITSKRRCHSRSRSDLTDSILITEKWMKYEELVHQESMYDEGVAPLAELESMCNITCLNLENNGKSVDRDDLKYYEEQQKYDYTENVCCLQDGPVVKIPTEKFPLLQSGTMGCKPKSERKSSVSNFFTKISRAVLKPKNTPESEPQKGKKEKFGMFGRRKTLASDDKENIPYQENVTSMAEKRFASREYKRFKNEKSRLLKAVK; translated from the exons ATGGCGACAACTGTAGAGGAACACAGAGACTCTGTTATGTCGGAGCTGGAAGTTCAGATGAAGAATGCATCTCCAGAGAAATGTATCACTTTATCCAACAGCTCTCCATCTGTCAAG ATGTTCTATGCATTGAGGCTAAGGCTGGAGAATACTTCTGAGGCCTGGCTACGTGAGTATCTAGAACGAGATGGCCTGGACATTATGTTGCACTCATTGTGTGAGATGACTGGTAAGGCCTTCACCAGCTTCTCGGACGCCATACTACAGCTGGACTGTGTGTCCTGTATCCGAGCCATCCTCAATACCAGTGTGGGACTGGACTTCATGGTCAAGCATGAGGACTATACTGCTAAACTTATCCTGG CAGCTCTGAATATGAACAACACACATCCAAAGAAACAGGTCTATGAGGTTCTGTCAGCTTTATGTTCCTATAACAATATGGGCTACAACAATGTCATGAATGCATTAGCTGCACTAAAG AAAGAAACGGACCAGACTTACAGATTCAGTGCTATTGTCAATGAACTGAAGGCAGCAGAGACAGTTCCTCACAAGACAGCCATTTTGACCTTCATTAATTGCATCATCAACTGTACACCAGACCTACAGGATCGGAACAGGATCAGGAACGAGTTTGTTG GGCTAAACTTGTTGGATGTCTTAAATTTTCTTCGCAAAGAGGAAGTAGACAATGATCTCCACCTTCAACTGCAG gtttttcatgaaaagaaacaTGAAGATGAGGAAGCCTTGACTGAGCAAAATGAAGTGGACTTTAACAGTCCTGAGGACCTAATAGAGCTTATACAGTGCAAG atatttgGAACTCCAAAAATGGTGTCCTTTCTGAACATACTGCAAGACTTACTGGCCATTGAGAATATTTACAGTAAACACAG TGCTAAACTGTGGAAAGAAATAGACAACTTAGTTCATCAGTCAGTGCATGCATGTGAACAAAGCCAACTCCCAAAATGTGTGAAAACTCCAGTCATGGACCTGGCCAGCCTTCCGGATCACATTAACAAAGGCCTACAGTGCATCCAGACATATCAATCCAAGTCACAATCTCCAAATGTGGACCCTTTAATGAGTGGTGCTCATCTAATGAGTGGGGTAAATTTACGACAGATCTCGCAGAGAAATCTGGACCCCTGTAAATACGAGAACGACACTGGCGTGGAACTGACGCATAATAGGGATCCTCGATATAACAAATTCAACAACGTGGTGGACATGATCGCCTACATGGATCAAACACAGTATGATAATGTGTCATTTAATGATGACAGTGAGAACTCAAACAACACCCCCACCAATAAGTCAGCTCTACAAAAGAGATACAGGATCAAAAGGCCACCCCTACCTCCACCCACCAGAAAAACAAAGAATGTACCATGGGTCAAAATAGCTGATGAGGTCATAG AGAAGTTCAGGGATTGTGTGTGGGCTGTGTCCGCTGAAAGTAATGGCATCTCACCAGACTTTGGACAACTGGAGACCATGTTCCAACAGGGGGATCCTCAATATGAAGAGGTTAATGAA ATAGTGCTGTTAAACTCCACAACCAGACAGAATATTAACTTGTTTCTGAGTCGAATGGAGATTGGTCCAGAGAAGCTCATAGAGAGCCTGGAGAAAGGGAACCCAGAGGTGATTAGTCTTCCCACTCTACAGTACCTCATGAAAGTTCTGCCAGATTTTGAAGAG ATTGTAATGCTGCAAAAGTATGATGGGCGGAGGCTACAGTTGGGAATGCCGGAGCAGTTTGTGTTGTTACTGGCTGATATTCCGGATTACCAGGTGCTGATAGAGGGTCACCTGACCAAGGCTGAGTCCATTACCAGACTGGACAAACTGAAGGACTCGCTTAATTCTCTAACTGCTGTCTGTAAAGTGGTGCTGGAGAACCAACAGTTCAAAAAGTTCCTACATTTTCTACTGTGTGCGGGGAATTTTCTCAACTAT GGATGTCTACAGGGTGATGCTGCTGGCATTAAGCTGTCCAGCTTTGAGCGGCTGATGGAGGTGAAATCAGGGGTCCCCAATCAGTCTCTGTTACACCACCTGGTCAAAGTAGCCAATGACAACGACGCTATGCTCAAATTCATCCCTGAGATGGGGCAACTAGACAAAATCTCTCT gtcaagTCTGGTCGAAATAAAGGATGAAATAAACAAGTTCAATAAACAGCTGTGTAAATTTATCAATCATCTAGTCACTGCCAACATCAAGCTCAGACAAAGATTCCACATTTTCATTGAG GAGGTGAAGTTAGAGCTTCTGACCATACAGAGTGCTACAAATCAGCTGCGAACCATGACCCTGAGAATGGCCAACTTTTTCTGTGAAGATCCTCACCACTTCGACCTGGAGGCCACACTTCAGTGTCTTCAAAGCTTCTGTAAACAGGTCAAGCGGTGCCAAAAT gACAATGCTTCTTTTTACAAGCAAAGTCAACTGGCAAAGAAGAAGAATGAgcaaacaaaatttcatattaAGAATAGATTTATGGCTTTAGAGTTTGGAAAAGATGCAG GTGCAAGCTCTTCTATTCTGGAAGACAAACACAAAGTACTGGAGAAGATTTTGGATGACCTTCACCATGGAAACTTCCACCCTGTAGTAAGGTCAGAGGTCCAGACCCCTGATACTGATATGGAGGCTTTAGAGTTCAGTAACATCAGCTTCATTGGTAGCCCGGTCAGTAGGCGACCTATGTCAGAGGTCATGGATGAGGACTTTCTGACCCCCACGCTCAAACATGTCAACATCAGAACCAGCTCTG CAGCTGATATTCTGTCTGACGAGCCAAAGTTTGAGCAGGAGCTGATCACAGCAAAGGAGGCCTCCCCAGAACTGATGACGGACCTCCCACTGATCGCAAAACGAGTGGAGGAGCTGAAAATCACATCAAAGAGGAGATGTCACAGCCGGAGTCGTAGTGATCTGACAGATTCCATTCTGATTACCGAGAAGTGGATGAAATACGAGGAACTGGTGCACCAAGAGTCCATGTATGATGAAGGAGTTGCTCCGCTGGCTGAGCTAGAGAGCATGTGCAACATCACGTGCCTGAACCTGGAGAATAATGGAAAGTCGGTGGACCGCGACGATTTGAAGTATTACGAGGAGCAGCAGAAGTATGATTATACTGAAAATGTCTGTTGTCTGCAGGATGGTCCCGTTGTCAAGATCCCAACAGAAAAATTCCCACTGTTACAGAGTGGAACTATGGGATGCAAACCAAAATCCGAGAGGAAATCTTCCGTCAGTAATTTTTTTACCAAAATTTCAAGGGCAGTGCTGAAACCTAAGAATACACCTGAATCAGAGCCACAAaagggaaagaaagaaaagtttGGGATGTTTGGAAGAAGGAAAACGCTAGCATCTGATGACAAAGAAAATATTCCTTACCAAGAAAATGTGACATCTATGGCTGAGAAAAGGTTTGCTTCTAGAGAGTACAAGAGATTTAAGAATGAGAAATCTCGACTCTTGAAAGCAGTAAAGTAA